The nucleotide window TCCCTTGGACGACTCTGTGCTGTCTTTTTGAcctcacaggaatatatcgaatcgacatatgacaccacagagtcatccacttctgcttcatactgagatattttattggaagtggacattaacggcaaattgacaactcaactgtatgacaaacgggatgatttcagcttctccatcgtcagcttcccatatttatgtagcaatattccattatcacctgcatatgctgtttatatatctcaattcattcgatatgcaagagcttgttctgagtatagtcagtttttaaatcgaagtaagctactgacaaacaatttgatggtatggggtttcaacagtctcgattgaagtcaacatttcgcaaattctatggtcgttatagcgatctagttcgtcaatacaacctatcattgggtcaaatgctgtgtgacgtgtttcataccgattgttaagccgttcttggcacactgattttgactgcggataactccgtttacctgaacaagatatagggctcacttcGGGGGtgacctgatctcacctctggtgtgcccaggggtccgtgtttgcccaagtatctattttgtattgcttgtaggaggtatgagattgatcagtgttcgttatcttcacctttaatgaAGGAAAgtttttattgttaatagacaaaacgtcgtcgatatatctaaatgtcgaattgaaggccacagcaagagagtttttcttctcacgtagaaggttttgaataaattctgcttcatacgaTTATAGAAACATgttagctaacaaaggagcacaattcgtgccaatGGGAAATCCAACACACTCTTGatagacctgatcaccaaagaccatgcAGATATTCTCAATGATGAACTCTAGCATACTTCTTCAACTTAAGAGtgcttgtgcgtggaatcataataatttctgttatatttagttttctttataaaaattCATCAGTATTAAACTAATTTGAATATGCCGAGATTATACATAGACCGTCATCAATGGGGAGAATATACCTAATTGGATACGTAGGGTGGTAATGATTGAATACATATTAAGAAGTGGAGATCCTGAAAACAAAACTACATCAGTTTGTATTTCCCATGTGCGCTAAAgtttaaatcattttcattaacTTGTTAAGATATTCAAACAAGGTTTAATTCCCATGCAATATCAGAAATACGTCGATTCAGTTTTCTCATTTACAAAAACATCATCAGCATAAAGGATATCAAAACTGTCACTCAAATACTTCAATCCAAAACAGTTCACAGAGCTTGTGTTGCTTTGTAAGTCAAAATCCGATTCCTGGTTGTTCTTCTCTTTGCTATTTTGAACACTGTTTACATTAAATTGTGGTCTGATTTTATCCTCTGAAAGAATTTTTTCTTTACATACAGTGCTATAAACATATTCTTCACATGCTGTTTCCTCTATCTCAGTGAAAGGTGGATGTCCGTTACTGATACATTTGTTTGAACCTGTACTCTCATTATCCTCGGGTAAAGCTACATTAACCATGAACTCATTAATTTCTGTGTAAGTTTCGTCTACTTCATGTGTTCTACATGACACTTTATTTGCATCCCTAAGACCTGAAGATCTCTTGTATCTACATATTTCACCTATAACTATTAGCAGTATCACCAAGGATATTAGTGTCCCGGATGTTATTACGATTGCTGTATAAATAACATTGATGTGAAACTCAGACGTCTCGTTACCATTTCCTTCATACGTTGCATTTTCTGTAACTTTCACCGTAGACCCTGGGGACATGAAATGATCCACTGTATTTGTCTCCGCCTCTAAAACAACAATTGTCTTTCCTTCAAATTGTGGGAATGACACACCGCTATAACATTAATATATTAGTCTAAAACAGATGTAATAATGTAAGCTTTTCCATTTTAGACAAAATCTGCTATTTCCGGTAGAGTACTACTATTTCTAAAAGTTATGTCATTTTAGCAATTGATATCCAGATAAAATACCCACATTTATGCAGgtggaataaaattttaaaaaatttgatatatgtataccaattcaacatgcaaaatttaaaagatttttaccactatttttattgcttttgaatatatatgaaaatgtggTATTTTAAATCGTGCAagtattatttcatctatacaAAGCGTGTATCGAAATTGCAGAAAGCCAGATATGAATATTCTCGTTGGAGATTTTCGCGCCATTCGTATGTGACATCATACGTGTCAGTCGTAGTGAAGCGAGAAAGcatgaaaacattgaaaaagtTATGAACAGCACATAACGCAGTCTATTGATACAAATTGGAAAAATTCAACAGTTATAAGTCTTGTTTAATTGtgttgtacaatatatatatatatgtgctaATCAgcacaaaaataatatttactcTCACCAACGAGACAAATCAGAGAAATCTTTTTAAACTTGGAACTATTTCAAACCAATAGAAAATCATCTTCAATCACAGGCCTACA belongs to Ostrea edulis chromosome 7, xbOstEdul1.1, whole genome shotgun sequence and includes:
- the LOC130048199 gene encoding uncharacterized protein LOC130048199, with the protein product MIHLISAYVWCSTFLLIGASGDGICSKGINVDGPPECCANFYNVGNGCRECPPGYYGKNCSNPCPTPEYGMSCNYRCDNCSNCNHIYGCGDATEAETNTVDHFMSPGSTVKVTENATYEGNGNETSEFHINVIYTAIVITSGTLISLVILLIVIGEICRYKRSSGLRDANKVSCRTHEVDETYTEINEFMVNVALPEDNESTGSNKCISNGHPPFTEIEETACEEYVYSTVCKEKILSEDKIRPQFNVNSVQNSKEKNNQESDFDLQSNTSSVNCFGLKYLSDSFDILYADDVFVNEKTESTYF